A window of Actinomycetes bacterium contains these coding sequences:
- a CDS encoding mannitol dehydrogenase family protein has product MHLGLGNFFRAHQAWYTHAAVDGQEWGIAAFAGRRPDLAEALAVGDCLYRLEVRGPTGSAAEVVESIAEVHVASDAEAWLRLWADPAVGYVTLTVTEPAYRLDDDPSSVTSRLVAGLRARRAAGAGPIALIPCDNLPANGEVLRDVVAARTLGDPGLAAWVDANARYVSTVVDRITPANEDPLVVVTEPYTDWVIGARPGPTYPRWDTAGARFVEDVAPYEARKLFLLNGAHSLLAYCGRPLGHRLVAEAIADPRCRDWVRQWWDEARPYVAVPDLEPYVEALLLRFENPAIEHRLDQIALDGPEKLRVRVLPVLRAERAAGRMPAAAVRILAGYARSDTASIAQMLARIDPSLPDDADLVAAVTRERIGS; this is encoded by the coding sequence ATGCACCTCGGGCTCGGGAACTTCTTCCGCGCGCATCAGGCCTGGTACACGCACGCTGCCGTGGACGGTCAGGAGTGGGGCATCGCGGCCTTCGCCGGCCGTCGGCCCGACCTGGCCGAGGCCCTGGCGGTGGGCGACTGCCTCTACCGGCTGGAGGTGCGGGGTCCGACCGGCAGCGCGGCCGAGGTGGTCGAGTCGATCGCCGAGGTCCACGTGGCCTCCGACGCCGAGGCCTGGCTCCGGCTGTGGGCCGATCCCGCTGTCGGCTACGTGACCCTGACGGTGACCGAGCCCGCGTACCGCCTCGACGACGATCCCTCGTCGGTCACCTCGCGGCTGGTCGCCGGGCTGCGCGCGCGAAGGGCCGCCGGCGCCGGCCCGATCGCGCTGATCCCGTGCGACAACCTGCCCGCCAACGGGGAGGTCCTGCGCGACGTCGTCGCCGCCCGGACGCTCGGCGATCCCGGGCTGGCCGCGTGGGTGGACGCCAATGCGAGGTACGTCAGCACCGTGGTCGACCGGATCACGCCGGCGAACGAGGACCCGCTGGTCGTCGTCACGGAGCCGTACACGGACTGGGTCATCGGGGCGCGTCCGGGGCCGACGTACCCGCGCTGGGACACCGCCGGTGCGCGCTTCGTCGAGGACGTCGCGCCCTACGAGGCGCGCAAGCTCTTCCTGCTCAACGGCGCCCACTCCCTGCTCGCGTACTGCGGCCGACCGCTCGGTCATCGGCTCGTGGCCGAGGCCATCGCGGACCCCCGGTGCCGCGACTGGGTGCGGCAGTGGTGGGACGAGGCGCGGCCCTATGTCGCGGTCCCGGACCTGGAGCCCTACGTCGAGGCGCTGCTCCTGCGCTTCGAGAACCCGGCGATCGAGCACCGCCTCGACCAGATCGCCCTGGACGGCCCGGAGAAGCTGCGGGTCCGGGTGCTCCCCGTCCTGCGAGCCGAGCGGGCGGCCGGCCGCATGCCCGCGGCCGCGGTGCGGATCCTGGCCGGGTACGCGCGCAGCGACACGGCCTCGATCGCGCAGATGCTGGCACGGATCGATCCCTCCCTCCCCGACGACGCCGACCTGGTGGCGGCGGTCACCCGCGAGAGGATCGGGTCATGA
- the uxaC gene encoding glucuronate isomerase, whose translation MATSDPRPLRLDPDRLLPPDPGVRAIARRILGEISDLPIVSPHGHVEARLLLDDAPFADPASLLVTPDHYVTRLLHASGVPLGDLGVGRGHLDESAARAGWRQVCANWRVFAGTPVRYWLEAELVDIFGVSVRPSAATADAIYDQVAGRLAAADLRPRALYQRFGIDVLATTDDPVADLAAHAALRIDPTWHGRVIPTFRPDRYLEVGSPTWAHDVSALAEASGEDTTTYRGWVAAMEARRRHFVEHGAVSADHSHEDVGTAEVERPEEVYAAAMRGRASGAEAVGLRRHMLLEMARMSAEDGLTMTLHPGVRRNHHRPTFEAYGPDTGHDIPLRVEFTDSLRPLLERFGTHPNFTLVLFTLDETTYSREIAPLAGFYPAVYVGAPWWFLDAPDAVRRWRTAVTETVGFSRTSGFIDDTRAFCSIPARHDMARRLDSGHLAGLVAEHRLDEDEAVEIARDLVVGRPREVFGL comes from the coding sequence GTGGCCACGTCCGATCCGCGTCCGCTGAGGCTCGATCCGGACCGGCTGCTGCCACCCGACCCGGGTGTGCGCGCCATCGCCCGGCGGATCCTCGGCGAGATCAGCGACCTGCCCATCGTCTCGCCGCACGGGCACGTGGAGGCCCGGCTCCTGCTCGACGACGCGCCCTTCGCCGACCCGGCCAGCCTGCTCGTCACCCCGGACCACTACGTGACGCGGCTGCTGCACGCCTCGGGTGTGCCGCTGGGCGACCTCGGCGTCGGGCGGGGCCACCTCGACGAGTCGGCCGCGCGTGCCGGTTGGCGGCAGGTGTGCGCAAACTGGCGGGTGTTCGCCGGCACGCCGGTCCGGTACTGGCTCGAGGCCGAGCTCGTCGACATCTTCGGCGTCTCCGTGCGACCCAGCGCTGCGACGGCGGACGCGATCTACGACCAGGTGGCGGGACGGCTCGCGGCCGCCGACCTTCGCCCGCGGGCGCTCTACCAGCGGTTCGGGATCGACGTGCTCGCGACGACCGACGACCCCGTCGCCGACCTGGCCGCTCACGCGGCGCTGCGCATCGACCCGACCTGGCACGGCCGGGTCATCCCGACGTTTCGACCGGACCGCTACCTGGAGGTCGGCTCGCCGACCTGGGCCCACGACGTGAGCGCCCTCGCCGAGGCCAGCGGGGAGGACACGACGACCTACCGCGGCTGGGTCGCGGCGATGGAGGCTCGGCGTCGCCACTTCGTCGAGCACGGCGCAGTCTCTGCCGACCACAGCCACGAGGACGTCGGGACCGCCGAGGTGGAGCGCCCGGAGGAGGTCTACGCCGCCGCGATGCGTGGCCGAGCGAGCGGTGCGGAAGCCGTCGGCCTGCGCCGGCACATGCTGCTGGAGATGGCTCGCATGTCGGCCGAGGACGGGCTCACGATGACGCTGCACCCGGGCGTGCGCCGCAACCACCACCGTCCGACGTTCGAGGCGTACGGACCCGACACCGGCCATGACATCCCGCTGCGCGTGGAGTTCACCGACTCCCTGCGCCCCCTGCTCGAGCGCTTCGGCACCCACCCGAACTTCACGCTCGTGCTGTTCACCCTCGACGAGACGACGTACTCGCGCGAGATCGCGCCGCTGGCCGGCTTCTACCCCGCCGTCTACGTGGGCGCGCCCTGGTGGTTCCTCGACGCCCCGGACGCGGTACGTCGCTGGCGGACCGCGGTGACCGAGACCGTCGGGTTCTCGCGCACGTCGGGCTTCATCGACGACACGCGCGCGTTCTGCTCGATCCCGGCACGTCACGACATGGCACGCAGGCTCGACAGCGGCCACCTCGCCGGGCTCGTCGCCGAGCATCGCCTGGACGAGGACGAGGCCGTTGAGATCGCCCGAGACCTCGTCGTCGGCCGGCCGCGTGAGGTCTTCGGCCTGTGA
- a CDS encoding cold-shock protein — translation MPQGVVKWFNSEKGYGFIQVDNGPDVFVHYSAIQSDGYRTLEQDQRVEFEISQGQKGPQADLVRVIS, via the coding sequence ATGCCGCAGGGCGTCGTCAAGTGGTTCAACAGCGAGAAGGGCTACGGCTTCATCCAGGTCGACAACGGCCCCGACGTGTTCGTCCACTACAGCGCGATCCAGTCCGACGGGTACCGCACGCTCGAGCAGGACCAGCGCGTGGAGTTCGAGATCTCCCAGGGCCAGAAAGGCCCGCAGGCGGACCTCGTCCGCGTCATCAGCTAA
- a CDS encoding MoaD/ThiS family protein — translation MSVTVRVPTILRQYTGGAAEVSVAGDTLSEVLAALDTAYPGIGPRVLDDAGAIRRFVNVYVDDDDVRFASGLQTPTPEGSSVSIIPAVAGG, via the coding sequence ATGAGCGTCACCGTGCGGGTGCCGACCATCCTGCGGCAGTACACCGGCGGCGCGGCCGAGGTCTCGGTCGCCGGGGACACCCTCTCGGAGGTCCTCGCCGCGCTCGACACGGCCTACCCCGGCATCGGCCCACGTGTCCTGGACGATGCGGGGGCGATCCGGCGCTTCGTGAACGTCTACGTCGACGACGACGACGTACGCTTCGCGTCCGGCCTGCAGACGCCGACCCCGGAGGGGTCCTCGGTGTCGATCATCCCCGCCGTCGCGGGCGGTTGA
- the thrC gene encoding threonine synthase, producing the protein MTVLAPGSHTGTTLSISTGSSAGFGRACGLSCRECGRTYPLGPSYVCEDCFGPLETAYEVGALTRAEIESGPRSMWRYRALLPVPEDIASMPGLAPGCTRLVRAERLGRELGLRSLWIKDDSGNPTHSFKDRVVAVALAAARTLGLDTLACASTGNLANAVAAAAAKAGLRSVVVVPADLEAGKIVTTAVYGGTLVAVEGSYDDVNRLCSEVAAEQPWGFVNITLRAYYAEGSKTVGYEIAEDLGWRLPQQVVAPVASGSLLTKVDKAFRELGSLGLVEASPYRIFGAQASGCAPVSQAFKAGHDVVRPVRPDTIAKSLAIGNPADGPYALDVCRRTDGAVEDVSDAEVVEGIRLLARTEGIFAETAGGVTVAVTRKLLRAGLLDPDAETVILNTGDGLKTLDAVEAVARPTATIPASLEAFRAAGLAGDGR; encoded by the coding sequence GTGACGGTTCTCGCCCCCGGCTCCCACACCGGGACCACCCTGTCGATCAGCACCGGGTCATCCGCCGGCTTCGGTCGAGCGTGCGGCCTGTCGTGCCGCGAGTGCGGCCGCACCTATCCCCTCGGCCCCAGTTACGTCTGCGAGGACTGCTTCGGGCCGCTCGAGACCGCCTATGAGGTCGGAGCGCTGACCAGGGCCGAGATCGAGTCCGGCCCGCGCAGCATGTGGCGTTACCGCGCGCTGCTGCCCGTACCGGAGGACATCGCGTCCATGCCCGGCCTCGCCCCCGGCTGCACGCGGCTGGTGCGGGCCGAGCGGCTGGGGCGCGAGCTCGGGCTGCGCTCGCTGTGGATCAAGGACGACAGCGGGAACCCGACCCACTCCTTCAAGGACCGCGTGGTGGCGGTGGCGCTCGCCGCGGCCCGCACGCTGGGGCTGGACACGCTGGCCTGCGCCTCGACCGGCAACCTGGCCAACGCCGTCGCGGCGGCCGCTGCCAAGGCCGGCCTGCGCTCGGTCGTGGTGGTCCCCGCCGACCTGGAGGCCGGCAAGATCGTCACCACCGCCGTCTACGGCGGCACCCTCGTAGCGGTCGAGGGCAGCTACGACGACGTCAACCGGCTGTGCTCCGAGGTGGCCGCCGAGCAGCCGTGGGGGTTCGTCAACATCACCCTGCGGGCGTACTACGCCGAGGGCTCGAAGACGGTGGGCTACGAGATCGCCGAGGACCTGGGGTGGCGGCTGCCGCAGCAGGTGGTCGCCCCGGTGGCGTCCGGGTCGCTGCTCACCAAGGTCGACAAGGCCTTCCGCGAGCTGGGCTCGCTCGGCCTGGTCGAGGCGTCGCCGTACCGGATCTTCGGGGCACAGGCCTCGGGCTGCGCCCCGGTGAGCCAGGCGTTCAAGGCCGGCCACGACGTCGTCCGCCCGGTCCGGCCGGACACGATCGCGAAGTCCCTCGCCATCGGGAACCCCGCCGACGGCCCGTACGCGCTCGACGTCTGCCGGCGCACCGACGGGGCCGTCGAGGACGTCAGCGATGCGGAGGTGGTCGAGGGCATCCGCCTGCTCGCGCGCACCGAGGGGATCTTCGCGGAGACGGCGGGCGGGGTCACCGTCGCCGTGACCCGCAAGCTGCTCCGGGCCGGCCTGCTCGACCCGGACGCGGAGACGGTCATCCTCAACACCGGCGACGGCCTGAAGACCCTCGACGCCGTCGAGGCGGTGGCCCGCCCCACGGCCACCATCCCCGCCTCCCTGGAGGCCTTCCGGGCCGCGGGCCTGGCGGGGGACGGCCGATGA
- a CDS encoding glucosyl-3-phosphoglycerate synthase, whose protein sequence is MRPDVERWSRRRWSHAHDWPVPALVAAKGTTRVSVVLPALDEESTVGDIVARIRRELVEVSHPLVDEIVVMDSGSRDATATVAARAGARVVERADVLPEFPVLPGKGEVLWRSLAATDGDVVVFVDADLEDFSASVVTGLLGPVLTDRSICLVKGAFDRPWRVGDDVRPTGGGRVTELVARPLLNLCWPELAGVAQPLVGEYAARRGLLEQLAFPTGYGVELAILVDTLALAGLDAIAQVDLGVRLHAHQDDAALGRMAAEIWQTALRRLGADAAIRGAALTQFDRADGELVPRTHDVSSVERPPLVQVPGYRRAYAPRAAS, encoded by the coding sequence GTGCGACCCGACGTGGAGCGCTGGTCGAGGCGCCGTTGGTCGCACGCCCACGACTGGCCAGTCCCTGCGCTGGTGGCGGCGAAGGGGACCACACGGGTGAGCGTGGTCCTGCCCGCCCTCGACGAGGAGTCGACGGTCGGCGACATCGTCGCCCGGATCCGCCGCGAGCTCGTCGAGGTGTCGCACCCGCTGGTCGACGAGATCGTCGTCATGGACTCCGGCAGCAGGGACGCGACCGCCACCGTCGCCGCGCGCGCCGGCGCGCGCGTGGTCGAGCGGGCCGACGTGCTGCCCGAGTTCCCCGTGCTCCCCGGCAAGGGCGAGGTGCTGTGGCGCTCGCTCGCGGCCACCGACGGGGACGTGGTCGTCTTCGTCGACGCCGACCTGGAGGACTTCTCCGCCTCGGTGGTGACCGGGCTGCTGGGCCCGGTGCTCACCGACCGTTCGATCTGCCTGGTCAAGGGCGCGTTCGACCGCCCGTGGCGGGTCGGCGACGACGTACGGCCCACGGGCGGCGGCCGGGTGACCGAGCTGGTGGCGCGGCCCCTGCTGAACCTCTGCTGGCCGGAGCTGGCGGGAGTGGCCCAGCCGCTGGTTGGCGAGTACGCCGCCCGGCGGGGGCTGCTGGAACAGCTGGCGTTCCCGACCGGGTACGGCGTCGAGCTGGCGATCCTCGTCGACACCCTGGCCCTCGCGGGGCTGGACGCGATCGCCCAGGTCGACCTGGGGGTCCGACTCCACGCCCACCAGGACGACGCGGCGCTGGGCCGGATGGCTGCGGAGATCTGGCAGACGGCGCTGCGCCGCCTGGGGGCCGACGCGGCGATCCGGGGGGCGGCGCTGACCCAGTTCGACCGAGCCGACGGCGAGCTGGTCCCCCGCACCCACGACGTGTCCTCCGTCGAGCGCCCGCCCCTCGTCCAGGTGCCCGGCTACCGGCGGGCGTACGCCCCGCGCGCGGCCTCCTGA